TTTCTAAAAACTGGAAAGCTTTAATTGATGAAATTGTTTTGTTGAAAAACATTCATTTTGCAGGAATTCATATTTATGACGGTCATTTAAAAGGAGATTTAGAACATCGATTTGATACCGCTTCCAATTTATTTTTTAGCATAAACGAAGAAATTCAGGCGATTAATAAAAAACTGGGATACGAATTAAAAATTGTCGCGGGCGGATCAAATACATTTCCGTTTTACGCAACTCAAAAAAACGTAGAATGTAGTCCCGGAACTTTTGTTTTTTGGGATTCGAATTACCAAATTCATTTACCGGAACAACATTTTGAACCTGCTTTGGTTATCGTTGGAACCATAATTTCAAAACCAACAAGCTCTACTTTTTGTATTGACATTGGATACAAAGCCGTAGCTTCTGAAAACCCAATTGATAAAAGATTAATCATTTTAAATGATGAAAACCTAATCCCAACAGCACATTCAGAAGAACATTTAATTATAGAAAACAGAGGAAAAAACGAGTATGCTATTGGCGATACCATTTATGCACAACCTTATCATGTTTGCCCAACTTGTGCTCTTTACGATTCAGTTCAGGTCGTGAATTCGGCACATGAAATTTGCGATCAATGGCTGGTTGTTGCCCGCAGCAGAAAAATTAATATCTAGCAGCAGAAAAAGTAGAATAAAGAAAAAAGAATAGAAAATAGAGCGAAGAAGAAAGAGAATAGACCTCATAATAACACTTGTCTGGAAAACCTCTGAGCCTTTGGACCTTTGTGCCTTAAAAAAAATAATATGTTTATAATAGACGCCCATTTAGACCTGAGCATGAATGCGATGGAATGGAATCGAGATTTAAGAAATGACGTACCAACTTTGCGTCATCTCGAAAAAGGAATGACGGACAAACCAGATCGCGAACGCGCAACGGTTTCGTTCCCTGATTTACGACGTGGCAATATTGGTATTGTTGTCGCCACTCAAATTGCAAGATTCGTAAAACCGGACAGTATTATTCCGGGTTGGAATTCTCCTGAACAAGCCTGGGCACAAACTCAAGGGCAGCTTGCGTGGTACAAAGCCATGGAAGAAGCCGGAGAAATCACAGCAATTACCGATAAAAAATCATTACTAAAACAAATTGATTTATGGAATGACGGAACACCAAACGATAAAAAACCCATTGGTTATATTTTGAGTTTGGAAGGCGCAGATTCTATTATTGATGTTTCGTATTTAGAAAAAGCATACAATTACGGATTGCGTGCCATTGGTCCTGCACATTACGGACCCGGACGTTACGCAAACGGAACCGACGCAACCGGAAAAATGAACCAAAACGGTCTTGATTTATTAAAAGAAATGGAACGTTTGAATATTATTCTCGATGCAACCCATTTATGCGATGATGCTTTTTGGCAAGCTTTAGACCATTATCACGGGCCAGTTTGGGCAAGTCATAACAATTGCAGAAGTCTAGTTAATCACAATCGTCAATATAGCGATGAAATGATTCAAGCTTTAATTTCTCGTGGCGCCGTAATTGGCGGTGCTTTAGATGCGTGGATGTTAGTTCCGGATTGGGAAAGAGGAGTTTCAACACCAAAAGGTACTAATTGCAATCTCGAAACGGTTTTCAAACACATGGATCACATTTGTCAATTGGCCGGAAATGCCAATCACATTGGCGTAGGTTCTGATTTGGATGGCGCTTTTGGTACAGAACAAGGTCCGTATGATTTAGACACCATTGCCGATTTACAAAAATTGGTTCTGATCTTTAAAAACAACGGCTATTCTGATGAAGATTTAGATAAAATCTTTCACCAAAACTGGATCAATTTCTTAATGAAAAATTGGGATTAAATAAAGACTAAACTTGGAACTGCCTTCTTATACGACTGTAATTTTTCGTCGGTTGGATCAACTTCTGTAACCACATAATCAACCTCGGATAAGTTGGCAATTTTCATTTTTAAAACTGTGTCTAGTTTTTCAGAAATAGTTAAAATCGCTGTTTTTTCAGAAGCCTGAATCATAGCTTTTTTTACCTGAACAGTTTCCCAATCAGAGTCTGAGAAACCACCTTCGATATCCAAAGCATTTGTTCCTAATATTAATAAATCGACTTTAATATTAGCCAATTGATTGTAGACATCGCCACTCACACACATTTGGCTGTAAGATGAAATGCTTCCGCCAATCATGATAATTTTAACATTAGGTTTATCCAGAAGTTCAACTGCTGACAAAACCGTAACCGTAAAAATAGTTAGATTCATATCGTCAGGAATCAATCGGATGAATTCACGAATTGTAGTTCCTCCGCCAATTAATAAAACCATTCCGTCGCGAAGTAAACCTAAAGTTTTTTGCGCAATAATTTGTTTAGATTCGCCTGCATAAGTCTGATTATTAGTCGAAGAATGGTGATATGCTTTTGTCATCGCACCACCTTTTACCTTAATCAATAAAGATTCTGATTCAAGTTCGTTAATATCACGTCTCACCGTATCTTCTGAAACAAATAATTTAGCCGAAAGCGTTTCAAAACTTACACGAGTATGCAAGTTAATCTCTTTTAAAATAAGACTTTTACGTTCTTCCTTGGTATAATTAACTACTTCATTATCATTATTCATGCGAATTCTTTTTAAGTAAAGCAAATGTAAACAATAAATGCAATATTATTGCGAAACAAATTATAACACAATGTAATAAAAAAGTTAATTCACCTATTTTAAAGACATCTATGCCTAAATAAGTTTTGCAAAAAAAATGCAAATCCATTACAAACCTTAAATTTGTTTAACAAACCAAGAAAGCAACCATGCAAAAAAGTATATTTCTCTTATTGATCTTTTGGTATTCTTTTGGAAGCGCTCAAACTTCCTTCACTAATAATTCGATTATTCCTGCTCCAAATTCATATAAAGCAACCGGAGACAGTATTCGTTTAAACGGACAAATTAAAGTTATTTTCGAAAAGAATAAATTTAGTGCGAAAGAACAAAAAACAGCAAACATTTTTGAAGCTGCTATTAACAAAAATGTATCTTCAAAAAAGGGTTCGGTCGAAGTTTTATTCATTACTAAAAATCCATCTGCTTCCTTAAAAAAAGAAGCGTATAAAATCAATATTACCTCAAAAAAAATAACCGTTACCGGAAGTGAAGAAGGATTATTTTATGGAGTTCAGAGTTTATTGCAAATGCTTCCGAACAAAATTACGAATCAAGAGGTAAAATTACCTTGCGTTACTATCGAAGATGAGCCTAGATACAACTACCGCGGGCTTCACCTCGATGTTTGCCGTCATTTTTTCTCTGTTGATGTTATAAAAGATTTTATTGCACAAATGTCCAGTTATAAATTAAATAATTTCCATTGGCATTTAACGGACGATCAAGGATGGAGAATTGAGATAAAAAAGTATCCAAAACTAACTGAAGTAGGTTCGAAAAGAGCACAGACTTTAGTGGGAAATAAATTCGAAAGATTCCCGTATTTTTTTGACGGAAATCCATACGGAGGATTTTACACTCAGGAAGAAATTAAAGACGTTGTTAAATTTGCCGAAGAACATTATGTGAATATTATTCCGGAAATTGAAATGCCCGGTCATGCAACTGCAGCAGTTACTGCTTATCCAAATTTATCTTGTTTTCCAGATCGTCAATATAAAGTTATAGAATCATGGGGCGTTTTTGAAGATATTTTCTGTGCCGGAAAAGAGGAGACTTTTACTTTTTTAGAAGATGTTCTGACGGAAGTTATGGCTTTGTTCCCGAGTACTTATATTCATATTGGTGGAGACGAATGTCCAAAAGCAAGATGGAAAGAATGTCCGAATTGCCAAAAGCGAATCAAAGAATTAGGTTTGAAAAACGAACATGAATTACAAAGTTATCTCACAACCCGAATCGAGAAATTCCTGAATGCAAACGGAAGACAAATTTTAGGCTGGGACGAAATGCTCGAAGGTGGGCTTGCGCCAAATGCGGCTGTAATGTCATGGCGAGGCGAAGCTGGAGGAATCAGCGCCGCAAGACAAAAACACAATGTAATCATGAATCCGGAGCAAGTTTTGTATCTGGATTATAATCAAGGATATTCACCGCAAGAACCTTTAACAATTGGGAGATTAACAACAGTTGAAAAAATCTACAATTACAACCCAACTCCCGTTGATAGTTTGACCGTCGACCAACAAAAATATATTATAGGTGTACAATCTAATCTTTGGTCTGAATATTTAACAAGTCCTGCGAAATTAAATTACATGATTTATCCTCGTGTATTTGCTTTAGCAGAAATTGCCTGGACAGAACCTCAAAATAAAAATTACAATCAGTTTATTTTGAATCAAATTCCGCATCATTTAGAAAAACTAGAAGCACAAAAAAGATTGTATAAAGTTCCGAGTCCTTTTGGTTCTAATGAAACAGCATTGATCACATCAAAATATATTTTGGATTTAAAACCAACGATCAAAAGCGGACAAATCTTCTACACAATTGATGGATACAATCCAGATGAAACAGCTGAACTTTACACAAAACCGGTAACGATAAATATCCCAAAAGGAGAATTCAGAATTATAAAAACGGTTCAGATTAGTCCAAGCGGAAGAAGAAGTTCGATCAATAAAATATTGGTTAGAAATCCGGAATTAAAATCGGCTTTAGCTATAAAACCAACTAAGAAAGGTTTAAAATTCGATTATTATACCGGAACATTATTCCAGCAAGTTCAGGATTTAGATTTAGCAAAACCTGTTAATTCAGGCATTTTTGAAGGCGCCATCAGCAGCGAAAAATGGAAAACGAAAACAGAGCGTTATATCGGCTTAAAATTCGACGGATACATCTTTATTCCAGAAACGGCAAATTATACAATTTCGACGCTTTCAGATGACGGCTCGAAGCTTTTTATCGATAATGAATTAGTTGTAAATAACGATGGAATTCATTGGCTCAACGAAGCCTATGGCGCTGTAAAACTCGAAAAAGGTTTCCATAAAATCAACATTGGTTATTTTGACCAGATTGGCGGAACTACTTTAACGTGTTTCATTCAGCAAGAAGGAAAAGAAAAACAAGAAATAAGCGCTTCGCAATTGTATTACGAATAAAGCATAAAAAAAGGATCAGCTACAACTGATCCTTTTTTTTATTTAAAACTAAAAGTAATTTAGATTATCCTTTCAAACTTGCAGATAAATACTCACGGTTCATACGTGCGATATTTTCAAGTGAAATCCCTTTTGGACATTCGATTTCACAAGCTCCTGTATTTGTACAGTTACCAAAACCTTCTAAATCCATTTGGTGTACCATGTTTAAAACACGATCAACAGCTTCAACCTTACCTTGAGGTAATAATGCATATTGAGATACTTTTGCTCCAACGAATAACATTGCTGATCCGTTTTTACAAGTTGCAACACAAGCTCCACAACCAATACAAGCTGCAGCATCAAATGATTTATCTGCATCATGTTTGTTAATCGGAATTGTATTTGCATCAATTGTATTTCCTGAAGTATTTACAGAGATAAATCCTCCTGCATGTTGAATTCTGTCAAAAGAACTTCTGTCAACAACTAAATCTTTAATTACAGGGAAAGCTTTTGCTCTAAATGGCTCGATAAAAATCGTGTCACCATCTTTAAACATACGCATGTGCAACTGGCAAGTAGTAACTCCTCTGTCTGGTCCGTGTGCTTCTCCGTTGATGAATAATGAACACATTCCGCAAATTCCTTCACGACAATCGTGATCAAATGCTACTGGCTCTTCTCCTTTGTTGATTAATTGTTCGTTAAGAACATCAAGCATTTCAAGGAAAGACATATCTGGTTCGATTCCGTCGATTGGGTAATCAACAATTCCCCCTTTATCTTGGGCGTTTTTCTGACGCCATATTTTTAATGTAAGTTTCATACTGTTTTAGTTTGAAGGTCATAAAGCCGAAAGTCGAAAGCCATTAGACTTTAAGACTTTAGTCTTTTGACTAATTGCTATTTGTAGCTTCTTTGTACTAATTTAATGTTTTCGTAAACCAGAGGTTCTTTGTGTAATACTGCATCACTTGGTTTTCCTTTGTATTCCCAAGCTGCAACATATGCAAAGTTTTCGTCATCACGAAGTGCTTCTCCTTCTTCTGTTTGGTACTCTTCACGGAAGTGACCTCCACAAGACTCATTACGGTGTAATGCATCTTTCGCGAACAATTCTCCTAACTCTAAGAAATCGGCAACACGTGTCGCTTTCTCTAATTCCTGATTAAATTCGTTAGCGCTTCCAGGAACTTTTACATCTTTATAAAACTCCTCACGTAAAGCAGCAATTTCTACGATAGCTTCAGACAAACCTTTAGCATTACGAGCCATACCTACTTTATCCCACATGATTTTTCCTAATTTCTTATGGAAATAATCTACAGAATGAGTTCCTTTATTATTGATAAATCTATCGATTTGATCTTTTACTTCTTTTTCTGCTGCTACGAATTCTGGTAAATCTGTAGAAATTTCTCCCATTTTAATATCCGGAGCTAAATAATCTCCAATAGTATAAGGTAATACGAAATATCCATCAGCTAAACCTTGCATCAAAGCAGAAGCTCCAAGTCTGTTTGCTCCGTGATCAGAGAAGTTAGATTCTCCAATTGAGAAACATCCAGGGATTGTAGTCATTAAGTTATAATCAACCCAAGTTCCACCCATTGTGTAGTGAACCGCTGGGTAAATCATCATTGGTGTTGTATAAGGATCTTCGTCAACGATTTTGTAATACATTTGGAATAAGTTTCCGTATTTACTTTTCACGATTTCAGCTCCTAATTTAGTTACCAAAGCCGCATCGTTAGCATCTAAACCTTTAACGAAAGCTTCTTCAGTTCCGTAACGTTTGATTGCTGCTGCGAAATCTAAGTAAACTGCTTCTCCAGTTTTGTTAACACCAAAACCAGCATCACATCTTTCTTTTGCAGCACGAGACGCAACGTCACGAGGTACTAAGTTACCAAAAGCAGGATATCTTCTTTCTAAGAAATAATCTCTTTCTGCTTCAGATAAATCTGTTGCTTTTTTCTTTCCTTCACGAATTGCTTTTGCATCTTCTTGTTTTGCAGGAACCCAAATACGACCGTCATTACGTAACGATTCAGACATCAAAGTCAGTTTTGACTGGTGATCTCCTGAAACGGGAATACAAGTTGGGTGAATTTGTGTGTAGCAAGGATTTGCGAAAAACGCTCCTTTTTTATGTATTTTCCAAGCTGCTGTTGCGTTACTTCCCATAGCATTTGTTGACAAGAAAAATACGTTTCCGTATCCTCCAGAACCAACTACTACCGCGTGAGCAGAATGTCTTTCTATTTCTCCAGTAATTAAGTTACGAGCGATAATACCTCTCGCTTTTCCGTTCACGATAACAATGTCAAGCATTTCGTGACGGTTGTACATTTTTACTTTTCCACGACCAATCTGACGGTTCATTGCAGAATAAGCTCCTAACAATAATTGTTGTCCAGTTTGTCCTTGTGCGTAAAAAGTACGAGAAACCAAAGTTCCTCCAAAAGAACGGTTATCTAATAATCCACCATATTCACGAGCCAATGGAACTCCTTGAGCCACACATTGGTCAATAATATTAGCAGAAACTTCAGCCAAACGGTGAACGTTTGCCTCACGTGCACGGTAATCTCCTCCTTTTACAGTATCATAAAATAATCTGTAAACTGAGTCACCGTCACCTTTATAATTTTTTGCTGCATTGATACCACCTTGTGCTGCAATAGAGTGCGCACGACGAGGTGAATCCTGAAAACAAAATGCTTTTACGTTATATCCCTGCTCAGCCAAAGTAGCCGCAGCTGAACCTCCAGCCAAACCTGTACCAACAATGATAATATCTAAATTACGTTTGTTAGCCGGATTTACTAAATTAATATGATCTTTATAATCTGTCCATTTGTCCGATATTGGGCCATGTGGAATTTTTGAATCTAATGCCATTATAATTTATATTAATTATTGAAATGATGAAATAATGCGATTATGATGAAAAGTGCTGGTACTACAACCGCAAAAGCATAACCGATTTTGTTTAAAAAACGAGAATATTTATTGTTCATTCCCACAGATTGCAGAGAAGAACCGAATCCGTGCCAAAGGTGAAAACCTAACAACACAAAAGCCACACAATATAATCCTGTACGGATTGGATCGTGAAATTTATGCACTAACTCTCCATAATACCTAGTTGCATCTGGCGCAGTACCTACTATATATTTATAGGTAACTTCAGGAAACCAAAAATCATAGAAATGCAATCCTAAGAAAGCTAAAATAACCAATCCAGAAATAATCATATTTCTTGAACTCCAAGAAGCATTAGCCGCTCCATTGTATTTTGCATAAGCAATTGGTCTTGCAGCGCTATTTTGTGCAGTCAAAACAAATCCCATAACGAAATGGAAAATTACTCCGATTGCCAAAACTGGTTGCATTACATACTGAATTAGCGGATTGTATCCCATAAAGTGAGAAGCTTCGTTAAAAACATTTTCACTAATAATAGAAATGAAATTTAAGGAAACATGCAGCGCTAAAAACGTGATTAAGAATATTCCCGAAAGAGCCATAGCCACTTTCTTTAAGATGGAAGCATTCAATAGTGCAGATTGTGCCATAAGTGTTTAAGTAGTTTGTTTTAAAAAATTACACAAAAATAAAGCAATTAGACATGAACTACAACCATTTCGTTGTTATTTATAATGATTTTAAAGAGCTTTATTCAATTTTATTGCAAATTATTTAAAAACAATAAAATAGAAATCTTTCGCATGTCATTTTAACGAAATCCTGTTTTTTATATAATTACCAAATTGCTACTTTTCTCCCCGTTTTGACTTATTTTCCTCAAAAATAAAGTCATCCTGAATTTTATTGAACCAAAACAAGTGAATTTTAACAGCATAATTTTACCTTTATCGGCTTCAAAAAAAATCAGAATGAAAACAGGAATCGACGCTATATCTTTTGATGTTGCCAACATACATTTACCCATAAAAACTTTGGCTGTTGCCAGAAATATTGAACCCGAAAAATTAGAGAAAGGTCTTGGATTAATAAAAATGACTTTGCCTGACGTTCATCAGGATGCAGTTGTTTTTGGAGCTAATGCTTTAACCAAACTTATTCTTGAAAACGAAATAAACCTAAACGAAATCAGCCGGATTTATGTTGGTACCGAAAGCGGAATCGACAGTTCTAAACCTATTAGTTCTTTCTTAATTAGTTTAATGGAGCAAAAATTTGGCGAAGATGTTTTGGCCGAATGTGATGTTGTTGATTTTACTTTTGCTTGTATTGGTGGAGTTGACGCTTTGCAAAACTGTATTGATTTTGTAAAATTGAATCCAACGAAAAAAGCAATTGTCGTTACAACGGATTTTGCAAAATATGATTTAAACTCAACTGGAGAATATACTCAAGGTGCG
This genomic window from Flavobacterium sp. 9 contains:
- a CDS encoding D-TA family PLP-dependent enzyme, whose protein sequence is MQNNWWKINSELRIDTPFLAVYEDRIQANIERLIEAVKGETQKLRPHIKTHKIGEILDLFKTYNINKIKCATIAEAELAAIHEIPDVLLAYQPVGAKKDRWISLIQKYPNVAFSTIVDNLNSAKALNESAAKNNLKLTVYLDLNTGMNRTGISVSKNWKALIDEIVLLKNIHFAGIHIYDGHLKGDLEHRFDTASNLFFSINEEIQAINKKLGYELKIVAGGSNTFPFYATQKNVECSPGTFVFWDSNYQIHLPEQHFEPALVIVGTIISKPTSSTFCIDIGYKAVASENPIDKRLIILNDENLIPTAHSEEHLIIENRGKNEYAIGDTIYAQPYHVCPTCALYDSVQVVNSAHEICDQWLVVARSRKINI
- a CDS encoding dipeptidase, whose translation is MFIIDAHLDLSMNAMEWNRDLRNDVPTLRHLEKGMTDKPDRERATVSFPDLRRGNIGIVVATQIARFVKPDSIIPGWNSPEQAWAQTQGQLAWYKAMEEAGEITAITDKKSLLKQIDLWNDGTPNDKKPIGYILSLEGADSIIDVSYLEKAYNYGLRAIGPAHYGPGRYANGTDATGKMNQNGLDLLKEMERLNIILDATHLCDDAFWQALDHYHGPVWASHNNCRSLVNHNRQYSDEMIQALISRGAVIGGALDAWMLVPDWERGVSTPKGTNCNLETVFKHMDHICQLAGNANHIGVGSDLDGAFGTEQGPYDLDTIADLQKLVLIFKNNGYSDEDLDKIFHQNWINFLMKNWD
- a CDS encoding DeoR/GlpR family DNA-binding transcription regulator → MNNDNEVVNYTKEERKSLILKEINLHTRVSFETLSAKLFVSEDTVRRDINELESESLLIKVKGGAMTKAYHHSSTNNQTYAGESKQIIAQKTLGLLRDGMVLLIGGGTTIREFIRLIPDDMNLTIFTVTVLSAVELLDKPNVKIIMIGGSISSYSQMCVSGDVYNQLANIKVDLLILGTNALDIEGGFSDSDWETVQVKKAMIQASEKTAILTISEKLDTVLKMKIANLSEVDYVVTEVDPTDEKLQSYKKAVPSLVFI
- a CDS encoding family 20 glycosylhydrolase; this encodes MQKSIFLLLIFWYSFGSAQTSFTNNSIIPAPNSYKATGDSIRLNGQIKVIFEKNKFSAKEQKTANIFEAAINKNVSSKKGSVEVLFITKNPSASLKKEAYKINITSKKITVTGSEEGLFYGVQSLLQMLPNKITNQEVKLPCVTIEDEPRYNYRGLHLDVCRHFFSVDVIKDFIAQMSSYKLNNFHWHLTDDQGWRIEIKKYPKLTEVGSKRAQTLVGNKFERFPYFFDGNPYGGFYTQEEIKDVVKFAEEHYVNIIPEIEMPGHATAAVTAYPNLSCFPDRQYKVIESWGVFEDIFCAGKEETFTFLEDVLTEVMALFPSTYIHIGGDECPKARWKECPNCQKRIKELGLKNEHELQSYLTTRIEKFLNANGRQILGWDEMLEGGLAPNAAVMSWRGEAGGISAARQKHNVIMNPEQVLYLDYNQGYSPQEPLTIGRLTTVEKIYNYNPTPVDSLTVDQQKYIIGVQSNLWSEYLTSPAKLNYMIYPRVFALAEIAWTEPQNKNYNQFILNQIPHHLEKLEAQKRLYKVPSPFGSNETALITSKYILDLKPTIKSGQIFYTIDGYNPDETAELYTKPVTINIPKGEFRIIKTVQISPSGRRSSINKILVRNPELKSALAIKPTKKGLKFDYYTGTLFQQVQDLDLAKPVNSGIFEGAISSEKWKTKTERYIGLKFDGYIFIPETANYTISTLSDDGSKLFIDNELVVNNDGIHWLNEAYGAVKLEKGFHKINIGYFDQIGGTTLTCFIQQEGKEKQEISASQLYYE
- a CDS encoding succinate dehydrogenase/fumarate reductase iron-sulfur subunit, translated to MKLTLKIWRQKNAQDKGGIVDYPIDGIEPDMSFLEMLDVLNEQLINKGEEPVAFDHDCREGICGMCSLFINGEAHGPDRGVTTCQLHMRMFKDGDTIFIEPFRAKAFPVIKDLVVDRSSFDRIQHAGGFISVNTSGNTIDANTIPINKHDADKSFDAAACIGCGACVATCKNGSAMLFVGAKVSQYALLPQGKVEAVDRVLNMVHQMDLEGFGNCTNTGACEIECPKGISLENIARMNREYLSASLKG
- a CDS encoding fumarate reductase/succinate dehydrogenase flavoprotein subunit, with amino-acid sequence MALDSKIPHGPISDKWTDYKDHINLVNPANKRNLDIIIVGTGLAGGSAAATLAEQGYNVKAFCFQDSPRRAHSIAAQGGINAAKNYKGDGDSVYRLFYDTVKGGDYRAREANVHRLAEVSANIIDQCVAQGVPLAREYGGLLDNRSFGGTLVSRTFYAQGQTGQQLLLGAYSAMNRQIGRGKVKMYNRHEMLDIVIVNGKARGIIARNLITGEIERHSAHAVVVGSGGYGNVFFLSTNAMGSNATAAWKIHKKGAFFANPCYTQIHPTCIPVSGDHQSKLTLMSESLRNDGRIWVPAKQEDAKAIREGKKKATDLSEAERDYFLERRYPAFGNLVPRDVASRAAKERCDAGFGVNKTGEAVYLDFAAAIKRYGTEEAFVKGLDANDAALVTKLGAEIVKSKYGNLFQMYYKIVDEDPYTTPMMIYPAVHYTMGGTWVDYNLMTTIPGCFSIGESNFSDHGANRLGASALMQGLADGYFVLPYTIGDYLAPDIKMGEISTDLPEFVAAEKEVKDQIDRFINNKGTHSVDYFHKKLGKIMWDKVGMARNAKGLSEAIVEIAALREEFYKDVKVPGSANEFNQELEKATRVADFLELGELFAKDALHRNESCGGHFREEYQTEEGEALRDDENFAYVAAWEYKGKPSDAVLHKEPLVYENIKLVQRSYK
- a CDS encoding succinate dehydrogenase cytochrome b subunit codes for the protein MAQSALLNASILKKVAMALSGIFLITFLALHVSLNFISIISENVFNEASHFMGYNPLIQYVMQPVLAIGVIFHFVMGFVLTAQNSAARPIAYAKYNGAANASWSSRNMIISGLVILAFLGLHFYDFWFPEVTYKYIVGTAPDATRYYGELVHKFHDPIRTGLYCVAFVLLGFHLWHGFGSSLQSVGMNNKYSRFLNKIGYAFAVVVPALFIIIALFHHFNN